A part of Paenibacillus donghaensis genomic DNA contains:
- a CDS encoding ABC transporter permease, which translates to MFQYRSEQMKALFRQWQLQSMVIPGIIWMVIFCYLPMFWLIIAFMDFSIAKPMLESPFVGLKHFEDFVTDDRFWRSIRNTLGMSTLKLVLGFPIPIVFALLLNEIRSLRFKRTVQTISYLPHFIAWTIFGGIALNWLGEGGVINQLMMALGLQEREILFNSDPKYFWWITFFTDTLKETGWSAIIYIAAIAGIDPGLYEAAELDGANRRQRMWHITVQSIRPTIAILFILAVSGILGSNFEQIFMLKNNMNMKMAESLDLYIYNMGLVSGRHSFSTAVLFARSIVALALLFLANHTSKKLTGDSIF; encoded by the coding sequence ATGTTCCAATACCGGTCGGAACAAATGAAAGCGCTTTTTAGGCAGTGGCAATTGCAAAGCATGGTCATTCCAGGCATTATCTGGATGGTTATTTTCTGTTATCTCCCCATGTTTTGGCTCATTATTGCATTTATGGACTTCAGCATCGCCAAGCCCATGCTAGAGTCCCCGTTTGTCGGGCTGAAGCACTTTGAGGATTTTGTAACGGATGACCGTTTTTGGCGTTCGATCCGCAATACCTTGGGAATGAGCACCCTCAAGCTGGTTCTCGGCTTTCCGATTCCTATTGTATTCGCCTTACTGCTTAATGAAATAAGGAGTCTGCGGTTTAAGCGTACGGTACAGACCATTTCGTACCTGCCGCACTTTATTGCCTGGACCATTTTTGGCGGCATCGCACTTAATTGGCTGGGCGAGGGCGGTGTGATTAACCAGCTGATGATGGCGCTTGGGCTTCAGGAACGCGAAATCCTGTTTAACAGCGATCCCAAGTACTTCTGGTGGATTACCTTTTTCACCGATACGTTGAAAGAAACCGGCTGGAGCGCCATTATCTATATAGCGGCCATAGCCGGCATTGATCCGGGGCTGTACGAAGCGGCCGAGCTGGATGGCGCGAACCGCCGGCAGCGGATGTGGCATATCACCGTTCAGAGCATACGGCCCACCATCGCTATTTTGTTTATCCTCGCTGTCAGCGGGATACTCGGCAGCAACTTTGAGCAGATCTTTATGCTCAAGAACAACATGAACATGAAAATGGCGGAAAGCTTGGACTTGTATATCTATAACATGGGTTTGGTATCCGGGCGCCATTCCTTCTCAACGGCCGTCCTGTTCGCCCGCTCTATTGTAGCGCTGGCGCTGTTATTTTTGGCCAATCACACATCCAAAAAACTAACTGGCGACAGCATTTTTTAA
- a CDS encoding carbohydrate ABC transporter permease, with protein sequence MDRRRRFRRIGGFEICNTLLMLAVCFLTLYPMWFVLINSLNAPQQASLGTINWFPAELSLASYSVVFNDKTMMNGFYITTLRTVIGTAVHVLFTAIVAYGMSKSNLIGRKLYLKIALITMLFSGGLIPSFILMTKLGLYDNFWVFIIPSMYTFFNMVIFMSFFRTIPDSLEESAKVDGASDYGVLFRIVLPNSMAVIATISLFSAVYHWNDYYQGVIYIRSQDILPLQTLLYKIIAENSMSFMQQQAMAQFGARLPGNSIKFASMMVATLPILVFYPFIQRFLVKGVMIGAIKG encoded by the coding sequence ATGGACAGACGCAGAAGATTTCGGCGAATTGGAGGCTTTGAGATCTGCAATACCCTGCTGATGCTGGCAGTATGCTTTTTAACGTTATACCCGATGTGGTTTGTACTCATTAACTCGCTTAATGCGCCGCAGCAGGCATCGCTGGGCACCATCAACTGGTTCCCCGCAGAATTATCGCTAGCCAGTTACAGTGTTGTGTTTAATGATAAAACTATGATGAATGGTTTTTACATCACCACTCTGCGCACAGTGATCGGGACAGCGGTACATGTGTTGTTCACCGCCATTGTCGCTTATGGCATGAGCAAGTCCAATCTGATCGGCCGCAAGCTGTATCTCAAAATCGCTTTGATTACGATGCTGTTCTCAGGCGGGCTGATCCCCAGCTTTATTCTGATGACGAAGCTGGGCTTATACGACAATTTCTGGGTCTTCATCATTCCTTCCATGTACACTTTCTTTAATATGGTCATATTCATGAGTTTCTTCCGCACCATTCCCGACAGCCTGGAGGAATCTGCGAAGGTAGACGGCGCTTCGGACTATGGCGTCCTGTTCAGAATCGTATTGCCCAACAGCATGGCTGTCATTGCGACCATATCGCTTTTTTCAGCCGTCTATCATTGGAACGATTATTACCAGGGTGTGATTTACATCCGCTCGCAGGACATCTTGCCGCTGCAGACCCTGCTGTACAAAATCATTGCGGAGAACTCCATGTCTTTCATGCAGCAGCAAGCGATGGCACAATTCGGCGCAAGGCTTCCCGGCAACTCCATCAAATTCGCATCCATGATGGTGGCCACGCTGCCTATTCTGGTGTTCTATCCCTTTATTCAACGCTTTCTGGTCAAAGGTGTGATGATTGGTGCCATTAAAGGGTAG
- a CDS encoding extracellular solute-binding protein, whose product MKRNLLKPGLALILSVILTLGMAGCSNSANSENKPTSQPTDNTQPPPAETTLNPDEPAWPLDTSPVDLTWFVGANWYAHTWGESLTSKYVTEKTGVNVKLEVPSGEANEHITLMMTSGKLPDLISMGSWETAVKKLWEGDHVYALNELADQYDPYFFQVAGDGTLKWYRQENGNTYGVPNDSYSPNLMHETGMTAANQTFLVRKDLYEEIGSPDLSTPEGFLGALQLLKDKYPEYKGQPISPFFAQGNVPYGMTEYLQNLLAVPHEKDGKVYDRITDPDYITWLKTFRTAYERGLINVDFLVDSDTQVEEKTNNARYFMMIREWTGMTAVNPMLAASANPDSYYIAVDGPKNSKGDSPKLFPGNMDGWMVTMISKSTENPERAIRFLTYLASEEGQRDVFLGKEGETWEMADGKPQLKAEMAGLLETDIEKMEKEYGIMDTYWMMRNPVIINQWRPEKAPVIKQMEDFANKQADIDSGIYKGLDPQGDSEVSVAWSRISQNWEEVLPELITAKDEADFDTIFDSFLDRRQNYGFDKVLEYRQTELDVRKAKMAE is encoded by the coding sequence ATGAAACGCAATCTCCTCAAACCAGGCTTGGCTCTCATTCTGTCCGTAATCTTGACACTAGGCATGGCCGGATGCAGCAATTCAGCAAACAGTGAGAATAAGCCGACCTCACAACCCACGGATAATACGCAGCCGCCGCCGGCCGAAACAACGCTTAATCCCGATGAACCTGCATGGCCGCTCGATACCAGCCCGGTAGATTTAACCTGGTTTGTAGGCGCTAACTGGTATGCCCACACCTGGGGAGAGAGCTTGACCTCCAAGTATGTAACGGAAAAAACCGGCGTCAACGTCAAACTCGAAGTCCCCTCCGGCGAAGCGAACGAGCATATTACCCTGATGATGACCTCCGGCAAGCTGCCGGACCTGATTTCGATGGGATCGTGGGAAACCGCTGTCAAGAAGCTATGGGAAGGCGATCATGTGTATGCCTTAAATGAATTGGCCGATCAATATGATCCCTACTTCTTCCAAGTGGCTGGCGACGGTACACTGAAGTGGTATCGTCAGGAGAATGGCAATACGTATGGCGTTCCGAATGATTCATACAGCCCCAACCTGATGCATGAAACCGGCATGACGGCCGCTAACCAGACCTTTCTGGTACGAAAAGATCTGTATGAGGAAATCGGCAGTCCGGACTTAAGCACCCCGGAGGGCTTTCTGGGCGCATTGCAATTGCTAAAGGATAAATATCCCGAATATAAGGGCCAGCCTATCAGTCCCTTCTTTGCACAGGGGAATGTCCCTTACGGGATGACCGAATACCTGCAGAACCTGCTGGCCGTTCCGCACGAGAAAGACGGCAAAGTATACGACCGCATTACCGATCCGGATTACATCACCTGGCTGAAGACCTTCCGCACTGCTTACGAGCGCGGGCTGATCAATGTGGACTTCCTGGTGGATTCCGATACACAGGTAGAGGAAAAAACGAACAACGCCCGTTATTTCATGATGATTCGCGAGTGGACCGGCATGACGGCTGTTAATCCCATGCTGGCTGCAAGTGCTAACCCGGACTCTTACTACATCGCAGTCGATGGGCCGAAGAACAGCAAGGGCGACAGCCCCAAGCTATTCCCCGGCAACATGGATGGCTGGATGGTGACGATGATCAGCAAATCCACCGAGAACCCTGAACGGGCCATCCGCTTCCTGACCTATCTGGCCAGCGAAGAAGGCCAGCGGGATGTGTTCCTTGGCAAGGAAGGCGAAACGTGGGAAATGGCGGATGGCAAGCCGCAGCTGAAGGCTGAAATGGCAGGATTGCTCGAAACCGATATTGAGAAGATGGAGAAGGAATACGGCATTATGGATACCTACTGGATGATGCGAAATCCTGTCATTATCAACCAGTGGAGACCGGAGAAAGCTCCTGTCATTAAGCAAATGGAGGACTTCGCTAATAAGCAGGCCGATATTGACAGCGGGATTTACAAGGGCTTAGATCCACAAGGCGATTCTGAGGTATCGGTAGCCTGGTCGCGTATTTCTCAGAATTGGGAGGAAGTGCTGCCTGAGCTGATTACCGCCAAGGATGAAGCAGACTTTGATACAATCTTCGACAGTTTTCTTGACCGCCGCCAGAATTACGGTTTTGACAAGGTGCTGGAATACCGCCAGACCGAACTGGATGTGCGAAAAGCCAAAATGGCGGAGTAA
- a CDS encoding sensor histidine kinase, whose translation MKVLWTRMRKLYRNSRISQKLFLAFSMMIAIPAILVSFLFIRTQETQLYKDAMATGSSHVSRLNEQLRSRMNILENASSTALNQKAFVDFIHSNMRGDGLRLVKFRQNQFEQMHNIIQSYEMISELSFYVDNPNLYEIWPEIYDYDKFWPQDYWVTLREEGGAAYRLFAFKDGDHTLSYYRLVRLQGQQHKLPTIMEIRAQHNVLFSDLLEESGGDFFSVVMDGTSPSRYVYNPQHRFAGDAGEELDEILGSIHQRLDVLQQNSPIKVQVGDHTYYALYRYIAPLNAYVVDIASHQALMKGPRSWYLLVVAITLFVLLLMLLLVSHMTRRIFRRLEKVLASMRKVRRGQLDAKIDTGLGENETGDEIDYVAVSYNNMLDEIQRLMTQVVDKQLIAKNAQLHSLHSQINSHFLYNALESIRMLAEVQRQPAIADALVSLGSQLRYSMQWRSDTVALSEELANIHSYIRFINFMEGGSMVLTVDLPQEMLRYTIPKMCMQPIVENAVHHAAPPGGSVSIQITVSVENDSLLLIRIRDDGAGVAPEMLASLQAVLRGDTDTPIVTSKNGLGLENVHKRLQLHYGKDCGLWIDSVQGAYTCVTIHLPWENVNLGGW comes from the coding sequence ATGAAGGTTCTATGGACTAGAATGAGAAAGCTATACCGCAATTCCCGCATATCTCAGAAGTTGTTCCTGGCCTTCAGCATGATGATTGCCATCCCTGCCATTTTAGTCTCCTTTTTATTTATCCGCACGCAGGAAACTCAGCTATACAAGGACGCTATGGCCACCGGAAGCAGTCATGTCTCACGGCTAAATGAACAGCTGCGCAGCAGAATGAACATCCTTGAGAACGCTTCCTCCACTGCGCTGAATCAAAAGGCATTTGTGGATTTCATCCACTCCAATATGCGCGGGGATGGCTTGCGCCTCGTGAAATTTAGACAAAACCAATTTGAGCAGATGCATAATATTATTCAAAGCTACGAGATGATCAGTGAGCTCAGCTTCTATGTAGATAATCCGAACCTGTATGAGATTTGGCCCGAAATCTATGATTATGACAAGTTTTGGCCGCAGGACTACTGGGTAACGCTGCGGGAAGAAGGCGGTGCGGCCTACCGCTTATTTGCTTTTAAGGATGGCGACCATACGTTATCTTATTACCGGCTGGTACGCCTTCAGGGTCAGCAGCACAAACTCCCTACCATTATGGAGATTCGCGCTCAGCATAACGTGTTGTTCAGCGACCTGCTCGAGGAGAGCGGGGGTGATTTCTTCTCTGTGGTGATGGACGGAACGAGTCCTTCCCGATATGTATACAATCCCCAGCATAGGTTTGCTGGAGATGCCGGGGAAGAGCTGGATGAAATCCTTGGCAGCATTCACCAGCGCCTGGATGTGCTCCAGCAGAATAGCCCCATTAAGGTCCAAGTAGGGGATCATACTTACTATGCGCTGTATCGCTACATCGCCCCGCTGAACGCCTATGTGGTGGATATTGCCTCCCATCAGGCGCTGATGAAGGGCCCGCGGAGCTGGTATCTGCTTGTGGTAGCGATCACATTATTTGTACTGCTGCTGATGCTGCTGCTCGTCTCACATATGACCCGGCGAATCTTCCGCCGTTTGGAGAAGGTGCTGGCTTCGATGCGCAAGGTCCGCAGGGGCCAATTGGACGCGAAGATTGATACGGGCCTTGGGGAGAATGAGACCGGTGATGAAATCGACTATGTAGCCGTCAGCTACAATAATATGTTAGACGAAATCCAGCGCCTGATGACGCAGGTGGTGGATAAGCAGCTGATTGCCAAAAATGCACAGCTGCACTCGCTGCATTCGCAGATCAATTCACACTTTTTGTATAACGCGCTGGAATCCATCCGTATGCTGGCAGAGGTTCAGCGGCAGCCCGCTATCGCCGACGCGCTGGTGTCTCTAGGCTCGCAGCTGCGCTACAGCATGCAGTGGCGCAGCGATACAGTTGCCCTTAGCGAAGAACTTGCCAACATACACAGCTATATCCGCTTCATAAACTTTATGGAGGGAGGCAGCATGGTATTGACGGTGGATCTCCCCCAGGAAATGCTGCGCTATACGATTCCTAAGATGTGCATGCAGCCCATAGTCGAAAACGCCGTTCATCATGCGGCCCCCCCAGGCGGCAGTGTAAGCATCCAAATTACCGTATCGGTAGAGAATGACAGCCTGCTGCTAATCAGGATACGGGATGACGGCGCAGGTGTTGCCCCGGAGATGCTGGCCAGCCTGCAGGCTGTGCTGCGGGGAGACACGGATACGCCGATCGTCACCAGCAAGAACGGATTGGGCTTGGAGAATGTGCATAAGCGTCTGCAGCTTCATTATGGCAAGGACTGCGGTCTTTGGATTGACAGTGTGCAGGGTGCCTACACCTGTGTAACCATACATTTGCCTTGGGAAAATGTGAATCTTGGAGGATGGTAG
- a CDS encoding response regulator — translation MINILIVDDQKHIRDGLQAMLRQFPLQLDSIYCAISGIEALQILRQHSIQLVITDIMMPDMDGLALMAQSKEERIQVDFLIISGYSDFAYAQKAIELGAKGYLLKPVKREDLQTAIEHAWQEVNTRQALSRNMEHISRRARETDRKELCMFMQGSVSDEAWVLQTQQQNPELWRHYRLCLLREELWINQAGASSSHSMESIAYSVYSRQGCICLQHRPYLILAVEASIDTGALPTALKAGQMDAITAMTGPQQGLKGLPGSYTQVLELYRHSYLFPDQRCILPTHTERLEQQWEIPYEELYALFHLIGTKNNSAITQGISKIFHKDALQRYHIRYTQQLCRAIVQMLEEYVRVIRPYMGDEVLDIECLRNLFDYPGIREYIQALQQQLLRLNQFYYEYKCSYRNTQDLNEAIRFIHESYHKPLDLAMVSNHVSLNYAYFSNLFKKNIGKGFAEYLRDVRLDKARRLLAETDYKIVEVAAMVGYESYKSFTRAFRDVMDMQPTEYRQLMRRKLEREGKYQDTAL, via the coding sequence ATGATCAATATTCTGATTGTGGACGATCAAAAGCACATTCGCGATGGCCTGCAGGCCATGCTGCGCCAATTCCCTCTGCAGCTTGATAGCATCTACTGCGCTATAAGCGGGATTGAGGCATTGCAAATATTACGTCAGCACAGCATCCAACTGGTGATTACTGATATCATGATGCCCGATATGGATGGACTTGCGCTGATGGCGCAGTCCAAAGAGGAGCGTATCCAGGTGGATTTCCTGATTATTAGCGGCTATAGCGATTTCGCCTATGCTCAAAAAGCCATCGAACTTGGGGCAAAGGGCTACCTGCTGAAACCTGTGAAACGCGAAGACCTGCAAACCGCCATAGAGCATGCATGGCAGGAGGTAAACACACGACAGGCGCTCTCACGCAATATGGAGCATATCTCCCGCCGCGCCCGGGAGACCGACCGCAAAGAGCTATGTATGTTTATGCAGGGCTCGGTGAGTGATGAGGCTTGGGTCCTCCAGACCCAGCAGCAGAATCCAGAGCTGTGGCGGCACTACCGCCTGTGCCTGCTGCGGGAGGAACTATGGATTAATCAAGCGGGGGCCAGTAGCAGCCACAGTATGGAATCCATCGCCTACAGTGTATATAGCAGACAGGGATGTATATGCCTGCAACACCGCCCGTACCTGATCCTCGCAGTTGAGGCTTCCATAGATACGGGAGCCTTGCCCACTGCTCTCAAGGCAGGGCAGATGGATGCCATCACGGCCATGACCGGCCCGCAGCAAGGATTAAAGGGGCTGCCCGGCAGCTATACCCAAGTGCTTGAGCTATATCGCCACAGTTACCTGTTTCCAGATCAACGCTGCATCCTGCCCACTCATACGGAGCGGCTGGAGCAGCAGTGGGAAATTCCCTATGAGGAGCTATATGCCCTATTCCATTTAATCGGCACCAAGAACAACAGCGCAATCACCCAAGGAATCTCCAAGATATTCCACAAGGATGCCTTGCAACGTTACCACATCCGGTATACACAGCAGCTATGCCGCGCCATCGTGCAGATGCTGGAGGAATATGTTCGTGTAATCCGCCCGTACATGGGGGACGAAGTGCTGGATATAGAATGTTTGCGTAATCTATTCGATTATCCGGGCATTCGCGAGTATATTCAGGCGCTGCAACAACAGCTGCTTCGGCTGAACCAGTTCTATTATGAATATAAGTGCAGCTACCGCAACACGCAGGATTTGAATGAAGCCATACGCTTTATACACGAAAGCTACCATAAACCGCTGGACCTCGCGATGGTATCCAACCATGTCTCGCTTAATTATGCCTATTTCTCCAACCTGTTCAAGAAGAATATCGGCAAAGGCTTTGCAGAATATCTGCGTGATGTGCGTCTGGATAAAGCCCGGCGGCTACTAGCCGAAACCGATTATAAAATAGTCGAAGTGGCCGCCATGGTAGGGTATGAAAGCTACAAAAGCTTCACACGGGCATTTCGGGATGTGATGGACATGCAGCCCACAGAGTACCGGCAGCTGATGCGCCGGAAGCTTGAAAGAGAAGGCAAATATCAGGATACAGCGCTATAA
- a CDS encoding DUF2264 domain-containing protein — MVIQQPVSGNALRTKEDLQEAFLQLTSPLKGLYSEGGALLQIRGAGAGHADSTADLEGFSRILWGLVPHLAGGGEAEELWDICLKGIVNGTDPAHQEYWGEVGDYDQRLVEMAAIGLALCLMPERIWQPLDGQQRLNLYNWLNQINVHPCHDCNWLFFQVMVNLGFRQIGEPYDAKQVERNLLRIDEFYLGNGWYSDGPGGHSDYYVPFAIHYYGLIYAKLMEEEDPERCALYKERSLLFAEGFLDWFDSDGSALPYGRSLAYRFAQSAFWSAFAYAGLETETLTPGVVKGLVLRNLRWWFKQPIFDYAGILTVGYAYPNLVMAENYNAPGSPYWALKTFLVLALAEDSAFWSEPEEDMPDRSDLSVQSEPHLVLCRDKETGHVAAFNSGHPASNAHTHTSAKYEKFVYSTRFGFSVPRAEWGLGQAAADSMLALSEQDQLFRVRRRNEETWISGNVLYARWRPWFDVEVQTWIVAGLPWHARIHRIDTKRALTAAEGGFALGLRPDQRVEKLGGMGLSVENALGRSCIHGLKGYAKAELVYPNANTNVLHPRTVLPSLLADLEPGSHLLVSVICGQAAGGRVVPSPEEALSELGISVTEQGLSVFTCE, encoded by the coding sequence ATGGTTATTCAGCAACCGGTTAGCGGAAATGCGTTAAGGACAAAAGAGGATCTGCAGGAAGCGTTCCTGCAACTGACGTCTCCATTAAAAGGATTGTACAGCGAAGGTGGAGCCTTACTGCAAATCAGGGGCGCAGGTGCCGGACATGCGGATAGCACCGCTGATTTGGAAGGCTTCTCACGCATACTATGGGGTCTGGTGCCTCATCTGGCGGGCGGCGGAGAAGCAGAGGAACTGTGGGACATTTGCCTGAAGGGCATCGTCAACGGCACGGACCCGGCTCACCAGGAATATTGGGGTGAGGTGGGCGACTATGACCAGCGTCTTGTAGAGATGGCGGCGATAGGTCTGGCTCTGTGTCTCATGCCGGAGAGAATCTGGCAGCCACTGGACGGGCAGCAGCGTCTCAATTTGTACAACTGGCTTAATCAGATTAACGTTCACCCCTGCCACGATTGCAACTGGCTTTTCTTTCAAGTGATGGTCAACCTCGGATTCCGCCAAATTGGCGAGCCTTACGATGCGAAGCAAGTGGAGCGCAATTTGCTCCGCATCGACGAATTCTACCTCGGAAACGGATGGTACAGTGACGGCCCTGGCGGGCACAGCGACTATTATGTTCCGTTCGCGATCCACTATTACGGACTGATTTACGCCAAGCTGATGGAAGAGGAGGACCCGGAACGTTGCGCGCTTTACAAGGAGCGGAGTCTTCTTTTTGCCGAAGGCTTTCTGGACTGGTTCGATTCGGACGGCTCCGCGCTGCCTTACGGGCGCAGCTTGGCTTACCGTTTTGCACAGTCAGCGTTCTGGAGCGCCTTCGCTTATGCGGGTCTTGAAACGGAAACGCTGACTCCGGGAGTGGTGAAGGGGCTCGTCTTGCGCAATCTCCGCTGGTGGTTCAAGCAGCCGATCTTTGATTACGCTGGTATTCTCACCGTGGGCTATGCTTATCCCAATCTGGTGATGGCGGAGAATTATAACGCGCCAGGCTCGCCGTATTGGGCGCTCAAGACATTTCTGGTGCTCGCGCTTGCAGAAGATTCGGCCTTCTGGTCGGAACCGGAGGAGGATATGCCGGACAGGTCCGACCTTTCGGTACAGTCCGAGCCGCATCTGGTGCTGTGCCGGGATAAGGAGACGGGCCATGTAGCCGCCTTCAACAGCGGGCATCCGGCCAGCAACGCCCATACCCATACTTCGGCCAAATACGAAAAGTTTGTCTACTCGACCCGGTTCGGATTCAGCGTGCCGAGGGCTGAATGGGGGCTTGGGCAAGCCGCGGCAGATTCCATGCTGGCGTTAAGCGAACAGGATCAGCTGTTCCGCGTCCGGCGCCGCAACGAAGAAACCTGGATTTCCGGCAATGTGCTGTATGCCAGATGGCGCCCCTGGTTCGATGTGGAGGTCCAGACGTGGATTGTCGCCGGGCTGCCATGGCATGCCCGCATTCACCGGATCGACACCAAGCGGGCGCTAACTGCTGCGGAAGGGGGCTTCGCCCTTGGATTGCGGCCAGATCAGCGCGTGGAGAAATTAGGCGGCATGGGGCTGTCGGTCGAGAACGCCCTGGGCCGAAGCTGCATCCATGGCTTGAAAGGATATGCCAAGGCGGAGCTGGTTTATCCGAACGCCAACACCAATGTACTGCATCCGCGCACCGTGCTGCCGTCACTGCTGGCCGACCTTGAGCCGGGAAGCCATCTGCTGGTTTCCGTTATTTGCGGGCAGGCGGCGGGCGGCAGGGTAGTTCCATCTCCTGAAGAAGCTTTGAGCGAGCTGGGCATTTCAGTGACAGAGCAGGGGCTTTCCGTATTCACTTGCGAGTAG
- a CDS encoding glycoside hydrolase family 88 protein, with the protein MNDRTWIDEAWRQSLEKTWQNMHRIGARFPHASKGGVYELAGPEWWTAGFWPGMLWLLYGESGRQELKAAAEECEAAMDAVLDGYVRLDHDLGFMWTLTSVANYKLTGSEASRIRAMKAANYLAARFNLKGGYIRAWNPWREGERNEGIAIIDCCMNTPLLFWASRTSGDPRYAHIAEAHMDTVLRYFIREDGSVYHMINFAPETGERLEGLGGQGYAPDSAWSRGSAWAIYGLTLAYHHTGKAAYLTAAQRTANFFLSRLAEDQVPAWDFRAPQQLQSLRDSSAASCAASGLILLGETTGNVEGEFYRQRGERMLKSLYETYGAWDNPQEEGLLLHGTSNYPQGTNIDVPLIYGDYYFVEGLARLKGCGPFYWD; encoded by the coding sequence ATGAATGATCGGACATGGATAGATGAGGCTTGGCGACAATCGCTGGAGAAGACATGGCAGAATATGCACCGAATCGGAGCGCGGTTTCCTCATGCAAGCAAAGGCGGCGTGTATGAGTTGGCGGGGCCGGAGTGGTGGACCGCCGGTTTCTGGCCGGGCATGCTATGGCTGCTCTACGGGGAGAGCGGAAGGCAGGAGCTGAAAGCAGCAGCCGAGGAATGCGAGGCGGCAATGGATGCGGTTCTGGACGGCTATGTGAGGCTGGATCATGACCTGGGTTTCATGTGGACGCTGACAAGTGTGGCCAATTACAAGCTGACCGGCAGCGAAGCCTCGCGTATCCGGGCCATGAAGGCGGCGAATTACCTTGCAGCCCGCTTCAATCTGAAGGGCGGTTATATCCGGGCCTGGAACCCTTGGCGTGAAGGCGAGCGCAATGAAGGCATCGCCATTATCGATTGCTGCATGAATACGCCGCTGCTGTTCTGGGCCTCGCGAACAAGCGGCGATCCGAGGTATGCGCATATTGCGGAGGCGCATATGGACACCGTGCTCCGTTACTTTATACGGGAAGACGGATCCGTGTATCATATGATTAACTTTGCTCCGGAAACAGGTGAACGGCTGGAAGGTCTGGGCGGTCAGGGATACGCACCAGATTCGGCGTGGTCGCGCGGCTCGGCCTGGGCAATTTACGGATTGACATTGGCGTATCATCATACGGGCAAAGCGGCGTATTTAACCGCCGCCCAGCGGACGGCCAATTTCTTCTTGAGCCGGTTAGCGGAGGATCAGGTGCCGGCCTGGGATTTCCGCGCGCCGCAGCAACTGCAGAGCCTGCGCGACAGCTCCGCCGCTTCCTGCGCAGCCAGCGGGCTTATTCTGCTAGGGGAGACAACGGGAAATGTAGAAGGGGAGTTCTACCGGCAGCGCGGCGAGCGGATGCTGAAATCCCTCTATGAAACGTACGGAGCCTGGGACAACCCCCAAGAAGAGGGCTTGTTGTTGCACGGTACCAGCAATTATCCGCAAGGGACGAATATTGATGTTCCGCTGATCTATGGGGACTATTACTTTGTCGAAGGTCTTGCCCGGCTTAAAGGCTGCGGACCATTCTACTGGGATTAA